A genomic region of Fundulus heteroclitus isolate FHET01 chromosome 24, MU-UCD_Fhet_4.1, whole genome shotgun sequence contains the following coding sequences:
- the LOC105916434 gene encoding tyrosyl-DNA phosphodiesterase 2: MDGETCAEKKTSDCLPSENSDGPTGSREDEKLSLITWNVDGLDGDEQPERARSLCQYLLTYSADVVLLQEIVPPYMRFMHKRLADTYAFIEGGKVGYFTLMLLKKTRITLLDSENLFFPKSHMMRNLLVAQVLFRGQKLCLMTSHFESCKENSVERMRQLRAVMRKMSQAPEDVTVLFGGDTNLRDYEVAKVGLPSDVCDLWERLGEPQKCRYTWDTEANTNKEIKFKCHLRFDRVYLRRAAQDGVPRLDPHSMSLIGLEKLRCGMFTSDHWGIYCTFSAEQNENAKSPIKGD; this comes from the exons ATGGACGGAGAAACCTGTGCAGAGAAAAAGACCTCAGACTGCTTACCATCAGAAAACAG CGACGGACCGACAGGAAGCAGAGAGGACGAGAAGCTGTCGCTGATCACCTGGAACGTAGACGGGCTGGATGGAGACGAGCAGCCGGAGAGAGCCCGGAGCCTCTGCCAGTATCTTCTGAC ATATTCGGCTGACGTGGTGCTTCTTCAGGAAATAGTCCCGCCCTACATGCGCTTCATGCACAAACGTCTCGCCGACACCTACGCCTTCATTGAAG GTGGAAAGGTGGGTTATTTCACCTTGATGCTGCTGAAGAAGACACGGATTACGCTGCTGGACAGCGAGAATCTCTTCTTTCCAAAGTCCCACATGATGAGAAACCTGCTGGTTGCTCAG GTGCTGTTCAGAGGCCAGAAGCTGTGCCTGATGACGTCTCACTTTGAGAGCTGTAAGGAGAACAGTGTAGAGAGGATGAGGCAGCTGAGGGCCGTGATGAGGAAGATGAGCCAGGCCCCGGAGGACGTGACGGTTCTGTTCGGAGGGGACACCAACCTGAGAGACTACGAG GTGGCCAAGGTGGGGCTTCCCAGCGACGTCTGCGACCTGTGGGAGCGACTGGGAGAGCCGCAGAAGTGCCGCTACACGTGGGACACCGAGGCCAACACCAACAAGGAGATCAAGTTCAAGTGCCACCTCCGCTTCGACCGGGTGTACCTCCGACGGGCCGCCCAGGACGGAGTCCCCCGGCTGGACCCCCACAGCATGTCTCTGATCGGGCTGGAGAAGCTGCGGTGCGGCATGTTCACCAGCGATCACTGGGGGATCTACTGCACCTTCTCAGCGGAGCAGAACGAAAACGCCAAGTCTCCAATTAAGGGAGATTAA